ATATTAATGGACTATCAAGGCATAAATATTAGTGCTGGTAATACCTAGAACCACTAATTTTATCTTATCATATTTCCGACAGTCATAACCACAGCTAAATAATTAAGTCTGCTAGATCTTAATGATTTGTAACGCATAATAAAGCTAGTCCATATGGGCTAACTTTATTATTCTTAAATATAATAGTTGTAAAACAACATACTTTTATAAACGTCTATTAGGCTATTTACTCCTTTTCAACAGGAAACCAAAGTTCATATGTTGAGTTGAAGTTGTCTTTATCCCAAATTTCCTTTTTATATACTTCAATATCTGGGAATTCTACCTTCGCTCTCCTATAGCCAGATGAAGGTAACCATTCATTCCAAAATCTATTGATAAGAGCTGGAATAGTCCCTTCTTGCTCAAAAATCACCCATGTAGCGGCTGGAATTTCAAGTTTTTCTAAGTCTTGCAAAGGGTCGTTTGTAGTAGATGCTGCAATGAAATAGTCAAATTCATGTCCATCAAAATTGGCACACAACCCTAACAAACCTTTTGGTTCGCTATCTGCTAAACTAAGGATTTTATCATAGGTCTCTTGTGGTGTTTCACGCCAAAAATTTGGAATATGGTGATCCCCCTCCATATCATTGCGAAATTTCTTTTTGATTCCTACAACAGAAAAAGCTGGTTTTGTTTCAATCTTACACTTCATCTCCACATCTCCTTTTACTTTTATTTGAAAGGCAATGCGAGGATAGGTAGTTATAGAAATCCCTCTGCTTCTTGCATATTGGGGTGATACCTTATGTTGCTTTTGGAACGCTCTGTTAAACGCCGTTGGTGATGAATATCCATATTTCAAAGAGATATCAATAATTTTTTCATTGGTACTTTGAAGCTCTAATGCAGCCAGAGATAGACGCCGACGGCGAATAT
The genomic region above belongs to Vallitalea okinawensis and contains:
- a CDS encoding AraC family transcriptional regulator produces the protein MDWTIRMNRALDYIESNLDEEIDFNYAAKLAFCSLSSLTNMFKIITGIPLNEYIRRRRLSLAALELQSTNEKIIDISLKYGYSSPTAFNRAFQKQHKVSPQYARSRGISITTYPRIAFQIKVKGDVEMKCKIETKPAFSVVGIKKKFRNDMEGDHHIPNFWRETPQETYDKILSLADSEPKGLLGLCANFDGHEFDYFIAASTTNDPLQDLEKLEIPAATWVIFEQEGTIPALINRFWNEWLPSSGYRRAKVEFPDIEVYKKEIWDKDNFNSTYELWFPVEKE